One genomic window of Desulfocurvus vexinensis DSM 17965 includes the following:
- a CDS encoding DMT family transporter, which produces MESLLYVVLALLAGATAPVQAGINSRLRESWAGDAVTASLVSFVVGTLALACYLVATRTPWPGLPARVPWWQWSGGVLGAFFVTMTIFLSWRLGATAMFALVVAGQLAASLALDHWGLLGYPAQPMSWGRVLGAGLLVAGVVLVRRG; this is translated from the coding sequence ATGGAAAGCCTGCTCTACGTCGTCCTGGCCCTGCTGGCCGGGGCCACGGCCCCGGTGCAGGCGGGCATCAACTCCCGCCTGCGCGAGTCCTGGGCCGGAGACGCGGTGACCGCCTCCCTGGTCTCCTTCGTGGTCGGCACCCTGGCCCTGGCCTGCTATCTGGTGGCCACGCGCACCCCCTGGCCGGGGCTGCCCGCGCGGGTGCCGTGGTGGCAGTGGAGCGGCGGGGTGCTGGGCGCCTTTTTCGTGACCATGACCATCTTCCTGTCCTGGCGCCTGGGCGCCACGGCCATGTTCGCCCTGGTGGTGGCCGGGCAGCTGGCGGCCTCCCTGGCCCTGGACCATTGGGGCCTCTTGGGCTACCCGGCGCAGCCCATGAGCTGGGGCCGGGTGCTGGGCGCGGGGCTGCTGGTGGCGGGGGTGGTGCTGGTCCGCCGGGGCTAG
- a CDS encoding dihydroorotate dehydrogenase has protein sequence MDMTVSFAGLTLDNPIITASGTFGYGVEYMRFGDLGRLGAMVVKGLSLEPRRGNLMPRIAETPAGMLNAIGLQNIGAREFVEKRLPALPWAKTPVIANLYACEAEEFGELAAYLAAQEGIAALEVNISCPNVSEGGILFGQDPRLAARVTEAVKRRAGSKPVIVKLTPNVTDIAAMARAAQDAGADALSLINTLSGMAVDARTRRPRLANVVGGLSGPAIKPVALRCVWQVCQAVKIPVIGIGGIASAEDVLEFILVGATAVQVGTANFIRPDAAFRLVDELPALCATLGVESWDAYRGSLKA, from the coding sequence ATGGACATGACCGTTTCCTTCGCCGGGCTGACCCTGGACAACCCGATCATCACCGCCTCGGGCACCTTCGGCTACGGGGTGGAGTACATGCGCTTTGGCGACCTGGGGCGCCTGGGGGCCATGGTGGTCAAGGGCCTGTCCCTTGAGCCGCGCCGGGGCAACCTCATGCCGCGCATCGCCGAAACCCCGGCGGGCATGCTCAACGCCATCGGCCTGCAGAACATCGGCGCCCGCGAGTTCGTGGAAAAGCGCCTGCCCGCCCTGCCCTGGGCCAAGACCCCGGTCATCGCCAACCTCTACGCCTGCGAGGCCGAGGAGTTCGGCGAGCTGGCGGCCTACCTGGCTGCGCAGGAAGGTATCGCCGCCCTGGAGGTGAACATCTCCTGCCCCAACGTCAGCGAGGGCGGCATCCTTTTCGGGCAGGACCCGCGCCTGGCCGCGCGCGTCACCGAGGCCGTCAAGCGCCGCGCCGGGTCCAAGCCGGTCATCGTCAAGCTGACGCCCAACGTCACGGACATCGCGGCCATGGCCCGCGCCGCCCAGGACGCCGGGGCCGACGCCCTCTCGCTCATCAACACCCTCTCGGGCATGGCCGTGGACGCGCGCACGCGCAGGCCGCGCCTGGCCAACGTCGTCGGCGGGCTCTCCGGCCCGGCCATCAAGCCCGTGGCCCTGCGCTGCGTGTGGCAGGTCTGCCAGGCGGTGAAGATCCCGGTCATCGGCATCGGCGGCATCGCCAGCGCCGAGGACGTGCTGGAGTTCATCCTCGTGGGCGCCACGGCGGTGCAGGTGGGCACGGCCAATTTCATCCGTCCCGACGCGGCCTTCCGGCTGGTGGACGAGCTGCCCGCCCTGTGCGCGACCCTGGGCGTCGAGTCCTGGGACGCCTACCGGGGCAGCCTGAAGGCCTGA